One stretch of Streptococcus australis DNA includes these proteins:
- a CDS encoding Rrf2 family transcriptional regulator: MQISSRFTIATHMLIIIAIKSQESKVTSDFLAASVGVNPVIIRKILSQLKKAELISVARGTGGTEIIKDLQDISLFDVYQAVECLGKSGELFSFHDNPNPNCPVGAHIHEVLDQKLLDIQLAMENQLRQMSLAQVVEDAQDKMTK; encoded by the coding sequence ATGCAAATTTCAAGTCGATTTACGATTGCGACTCATATGTTAATCATTATTGCCATCAAGAGTCAAGAGAGCAAAGTGACCAGTGATTTTCTCGCAGCCAGCGTTGGAGTCAATCCAGTCATTATTCGCAAAATCTTGTCCCAACTCAAAAAAGCTGAGCTGATATCAGTTGCGCGTGGGACGGGCGGTACCGAGATTATCAAAGACCTCCAAGATATCAGCCTTTTTGATGTTTATCAGGCTGTTGAATGTTTAGGAAAATCAGGTGAACTCTTTAGTTTTCATGACAATCCCAACCCCAACTGTCCAGTAGGGGCACACATTCATGAAGTCTTGGATCAAAAATTGCTGGATATCCAACTAGCGATGGAAAACCAGCTTCGTCAGATGAGTCTGGCTCAGGTTGTGGAAGATGCTCAGGATAAAATGACAAAGTAA
- a CDS encoding metallophosphoesterase family protein, with protein sequence MTKIAVLSDIHGNTTALEAVLADAEKAKVDEYWLLGDILMPGTGRRRILNLLASLPITARVLGNWENSLWRGLHRKLEPTKASHRYLLRQSQYILEEISPKEIEDLHNQPMQVHRQFGDLTVGITHHLPDKNWGRELIHTGKQEDFDRLVTNPHASIAVYGHIHQQLLRYGSDGQLILNPGSIGQPFFLDAGLRKDLRAQYMILEFDEAGLSDVDFRRVDYDVEAELQLARDLKLPYFQIYYESLINGIHHTHNHRLLSEIAQEQGHDAELDAWLDSGND encoded by the coding sequence ATGACGAAAATAGCAGTTCTTTCAGATATACATGGGAATACGACAGCCTTGGAGGCTGTACTGGCTGATGCTGAAAAGGCAAAGGTAGATGAGTACTGGCTTTTGGGGGATATTCTTATGCCGGGAACGGGGCGTAGAAGGATTTTGAATCTCTTAGCTAGCTTGCCCATCACTGCAAGAGTGCTGGGAAATTGGGAGAATAGTCTCTGGCGAGGCTTGCATCGTAAGCTAGAACCTACAAAAGCGAGTCATCGTTATCTCCTGCGCCAAAGTCAGTACATCTTAGAAGAAATTAGCCCTAAAGAAATCGAAGACCTCCACAATCAACCCATGCAAGTTCATCGTCAGTTTGGTGATTTGACGGTAGGAATCACTCACCATCTCCCTGATAAAAACTGGGGTAGGGAGTTGATTCATACGGGAAAACAAGAAGATTTTGATAGATTAGTGACGAATCCACACGCCTCCATCGCAGTATATGGTCATATCCACCAACAGTTGCTTCGTTATGGAAGTGATGGACAGTTGATTCTCAATCCAGGTTCGATTGGGCAACCCTTCTTTTTAGATGCAGGGTTGCGTAAGGATCTGCGTGCTCAGTATATGATTTTAGAGTTTGATGAAGCAGGTTTGTCTGATGTTGATTTTCGTCGAGTGGATTATGATGTAGAAGCCGAATTGCAACTGGCTAGGGACTTAAAGCTCCCCTATTTCCAGATTTACTATGAAAGTTTGATAAATGGAATTCACCACACTCATAATCATAGGCTTCTGTCTGAAATCGCCCAAGAACAAGGGCATGATGCTGAGTTGGATGCGTGGCTGGATAGTGGTAACGATTGA